One genomic segment of Paenibacillus durus includes these proteins:
- a CDS encoding ornithine carbamoyltransferase — MNFLDIEECKPEQIQEIFGLADRLCQNREQPLLQGKTFVLLFPETSLRTRVSFVKGIRDLRGECICMSPEALNKREHLADVIGYMENWADAAIIRHPDLNKLRELSRYASIPVINAMTSENHPCEIMSDLYAISRRRPDYKDLVYTFVGPGSNISRTWMSMAKRMNLNFHHVCTEGNALGPETANYTFHTRLEGILQDSDILLTDSLPEEFRTAEYIGKYQLNLQRMRTAKPGALLNPCPPFFRGEEVAADVIDTDYFVGYEFKKGLLYVQQAIMLYCLYHSKHAAT; from the coding sequence GTGAATTTTCTGGATATTGAGGAGTGTAAGCCGGAACAGATCCAAGAAATTTTTGGCCTGGCCGACCGGCTTTGCCAGAACCGGGAGCAACCCCTGCTTCAAGGAAAAACGTTCGTTTTATTATTTCCCGAAACCAGTCTTCGCACGAGAGTAAGCTTTGTGAAAGGCATCCGCGATCTGCGGGGTGAGTGTATCTGCATGTCCCCGGAAGCTCTGAACAAGAGAGAACACCTTGCAGATGTCATAGGCTATATGGAGAACTGGGCCGACGCGGCCATAATCCGGCATCCGGACCTCAATAAGCTTCGGGAACTGTCGCGTTATGCTTCGATTCCTGTCATTAATGCGATGACTTCGGAGAATCACCCGTGCGAAATTATGTCCGACCTCTATGCAATCAGCAGACGGAGACCGGATTACAAGGACCTGGTTTATACCTTTGTGGGCCCGGGAAGCAACATCAGCCGGACATGGATGAGCATGGCGAAGAGGATGAATTTAAACTTCCACCACGTCTGCACTGAGGGCAATGCGCTTGGGCCGGAAACCGCCAATTATACGTTTCATACCCGTCTGGAAGGGATATTACAAGACAGCGACATCCTGCTGACCGATTCTTTGCCGGAGGAATTCCGGACTGCCGAATACATAGGGAAGTACCAGTTAAATTTACAGCGGATGCGGACGGCCAAGCCCGGTGCGCTGCTCAATCCGTGTCCGCCCTTTTTCAGAGGGGAAGAGGTCGCAGCGGATGTGATTGATACAGATTATTTTGTAGGATATGAATTTAAAAAAGGTCTTCTGTATGTCCAGCAGGCCATTATGCTGTACTGCCTGTATCACTCCAAACATGCGGCTACTTAA
- a CDS encoding sugar ABC transporter substrate-binding protein — translation MTKKLGLLALCMMLIFVLSACGGKPGSGAENSGNAAADSGGEAVAEGTEELTPEPGAELTFWTIKDGFSDYAVQEFEKKYNIKVTVEDVAYWDSVARMTTDGPSGTGADVFGMTNDFLGGAVNAGLVLPNDYFEEDTKTINRKLAVDASTYEGILYGYPRSVYTYGLYVNKDLVKDAKLDTWDDVIAFSKKFNDVKSNKYGFMFDSGSFYLFSFLTGYGGYIFGSNETDPTDIGVNNEGSVKGMTFLKSLKDILPFKLTDMTRDAKNGLWEQGKLAMNLDGSWEIGKYSKLPFQVAVIPLPAMPEGKAPVTLAGTTSYYVSTYSKYPNAAKLFANFITSKDMQIKDNELIGSIPAAEGIDDSIRKDEIMQGFLKQIESSRMWSSLPEMQYFGQYMDPAFDAVWNGADVKATLDKAAEGMKTSIGTK, via the coding sequence ATGACAAAGAAATTGGGACTTCTCGCACTTTGTATGATGTTGATATTTGTGCTCTCGGCCTGCGGCGGCAAGCCGGGTTCCGGGGCAGAGAATTCGGGAAATGCCGCCGCCGATTCCGGCGGGGAAGCGGTAGCGGAAGGGACGGAGGAATTAACGCCGGAACCGGGAGCGGAGTTGACCTTTTGGACGATCAAGGATGGTTTCAGCGATTACGCCGTTCAAGAGTTTGAAAAGAAATACAACATTAAAGTAACGGTAGAAGACGTTGCCTACTGGGACAGCGTAGCCCGTATGACAACGGATGGACCGTCCGGTACGGGTGCCGATGTATTCGGGATGACGAACGATTTCCTTGGTGGGGCTGTCAATGCCGGCCTTGTATTGCCGAACGATTATTTTGAAGAAGATACCAAAACCATCAATCGTAAGCTGGCTGTTGACGCATCGACATATGAGGGGATTCTGTATGGTTATCCTCGTTCAGTTTATACGTACGGGCTTTATGTCAATAAAGATCTGGTGAAGGACGCCAAGCTGGATACATGGGACGATGTCATTGCGTTTTCGAAGAAATTTAATGACGTTAAAAGCAATAAATACGGCTTCATGTTTGACAGTGGTTCCTTCTATCTCTTTAGCTTTCTGACCGGTTACGGCGGTTATATATTTGGCAGCAATGAAACGGACCCGACGGATATCGGCGTTAACAATGAAGGGTCGGTTAAAGGCATGACATTCTTAAAATCGCTAAAAGACATTTTACCGTTCAAATTGACCGACATGACCAGAGACGCGAAGAATGGACTTTGGGAACAAGGCAAATTGGCCATGAATTTGGATGGCAGCTGGGAAATCGGCAAATACAGCAAGCTTCCGTTTCAAGTAGCCGTTATCCCGCTGCCGGCCATGCCGGAAGGGAAAGCTCCGGTTACACTGGCGGGAACCACTTCGTATTATGTGAGCACGTATTCGAAATATCCGAATGCGGCGAAGCTGTTCGCCAATTTTATTACCTCAAAGGATATGCAGATTAAAGATAACGAATTAATCGGCTCCATTCCGGCTGCCGAAGGAATTGACGACAGCATTAGAAAAGATGAAATCATGCAGGGCTTCTTAAAACAGATAGAAAGCAGCCGCATGTGGTCAAGTCTTCCGGAAATGCAATACTTTGGGCAATACATGGACCCGGCATTTGATGCGGTTTGGAACGGCGCCGATGTCAAGGCGACCCTTGACAAAGCAGCGGAAGGCATGAAGACAAGCATAGGGACGAAATAA
- a CDS encoding sugar phosphate isomerase/epimerase family protein yields the protein MKLGVFMVLFGGRKLEDALDYVAEKGVKAVEIGTGGNPGKSHCDPKLLLEDERALKEFKHAVESRGLIISALSCHGNPLHPQKALAQKDHEDFLNSVKLAEKLGVPVVNTFSGCPGDHEDAKYPNWPVAPWPNDFQEVLKWQWENKIIPYWTETGAFAAEYGVKVGLELHGGFSVHTPATLLRLREAAGEVIGANLDPSHMWWQGIDPVQAIHILGRAGAIHHFHAKDTVIDPINVNKYGLTDMQTYDNMLDRAWQFRTVGYGHDLKTWADIVSALRLVGYDYVVSIEHEDGLMSINEGFSKAVDNLNQVLIQEQLGEMWWL from the coding sequence ATGAAACTTGGCGTATTTATGGTACTGTTCGGGGGCCGCAAGCTGGAGGACGCGCTGGACTATGTGGCGGAAAAAGGAGTTAAAGCGGTAGAGATCGGCACAGGAGGCAATCCCGGAAAAAGCCACTGCGATCCGAAGCTGCTGCTTGAAGACGAGCGCGCACTTAAGGAGTTCAAGCATGCGGTGGAGTCGAGAGGACTGATCATCAGCGCGCTCAGCTGTCACGGCAACCCGCTGCATCCGCAAAAAGCGCTGGCGCAGAAGGATCACGAGGATTTCTTGAATTCTGTAAAATTGGCTGAAAAGCTGGGTGTTCCGGTTGTCAACACGTTCTCCGGCTGCCCCGGAGACCATGAGGATGCGAAATATCCGAACTGGCCGGTTGCGCCTTGGCCGAATGATTTTCAGGAAGTGCTGAAATGGCAATGGGAGAATAAAATCATTCCTTACTGGACGGAGACGGGGGCTTTTGCGGCTGAATATGGCGTCAAGGTTGGTCTTGAGCTGCACGGCGGCTTTTCGGTGCATACGCCGGCGACGCTGCTCCGCCTGAGAGAAGCGGCGGGTGAAGTGATCGGCGCCAATCTGGACCCGAGCCATATGTGGTGGCAGGGCATCGATCCAGTGCAGGCCATCCATATCCTGGGCCGGGCCGGAGCGATTCATCACTTCCATGCCAAGGATACGGTCATTGATCCGATCAATGTCAATAAGTACGGCCTGACCGATATGCAGACCTATGACAACATGCTGGACCGCGCCTGGCAGTTCCGTACCGTTGGCTACGGCCATGATCTGAAGACCTGGGCGGACATTGTCAGCGCGCTGCGTCTGGTTGGCTATGATTATGTCGTCAGCATTGAGCATGAAGACGGGTTGATGTCGATCAATGAAGGCTTCTCCAAAGCGGTCGACAATCTGAACCAGGTGCTAATTCAGGAGCAGCTCGGCGAAATGTGGTGGCTGTAG
- a CDS encoding glycoside hydrolase family 13 protein, whose amino-acid sequence MGNNKWWKETVVYQIYPRSFQDTNGDGIGDLKGIISRLDYLAELGIGAIWLSPVCKSPQDDNGYDISDYQDIDPMFGSLQDMETLINESKKRNIRIVMDLVLNHSSDEHPWFLEAKKSKDNPYHDYYVWRDGVEGTPPNDLRSCFGGSAWEWVPELGQYYLHLFSVRQPDLNWDNPKVRQEIYDMINWWMDKGVGGFRLDVIDLIAKEPDRKITANGPNLHKYIQELSRETFQKGDLLTVGETWGATPEIAKLFSNPDGSEFSMVFQFEHIMLDEQEGKGKWDLAPLDFLKLKQVLSKWQTELKGEGWNSLFWNNHDLPRIVSRWGNDGEYRVESAKMLATLLHGMHGTPYIYQGEELGMTNVHYPIEDFRDIELLNLYKERIESGYAHEDIMESIYAKGRDNARTPMQWDASEHAGFTAGQPWIRVNPNYTEINAAGELENPDSIFHYYKKLIRLRKENNVIVYGDYKLLFPEDKELFGYTRTLGETTLLVLCNFYGNTVSYEIPEELAGEKELLISNYSDEVSAGTLRPYEARMYLLK is encoded by the coding sequence GTGGGAAATAATAAATGGTGGAAAGAAACGGTAGTCTATCAAATCTACCCTCGGAGCTTTCAGGATACGAACGGAGACGGCATCGGAGACCTGAAAGGAATTATCTCCAGACTGGATTATTTGGCGGAGCTTGGAATCGGTGCCATCTGGCTTTCTCCGGTATGCAAATCGCCCCAGGATGACAATGGCTACGATATTTCCGATTATCAGGATATCGATCCGATGTTCGGTTCGCTTCAGGACATGGAGACGCTGATTAACGAGTCCAAGAAACGAAACATCCGAATTGTCATGGATCTTGTGCTGAACCACTCGTCCGACGAGCATCCTTGGTTTCTCGAAGCAAAGAAAAGCAAGGACAATCCGTATCATGATTACTATGTCTGGAGAGACGGGGTGGAAGGAACGCCGCCCAACGATTTGCGAAGCTGCTTTGGCGGGTCCGCGTGGGAGTGGGTGCCGGAGCTGGGGCAGTATTATTTGCATCTGTTCTCTGTGAGGCAGCCGGACCTCAACTGGGATAATCCCAAAGTCCGGCAGGAGATTTACGATATGATCAACTGGTGGATGGATAAGGGAGTGGGCGGTTTCCGGCTCGATGTAATCGACCTGATCGCCAAAGAGCCCGACCGGAAAATCACCGCCAACGGCCCGAATCTTCACAAGTATATTCAAGAGCTCAGCAGGGAAACTTTTCAAAAGGGAGATCTGCTGACGGTAGGCGAAACCTGGGGCGCTACTCCAGAGATCGCCAAGCTGTTCAGCAATCCGGATGGCAGTGAATTCTCCATGGTGTTCCAGTTCGAGCATATCATGCTGGATGAGCAGGAAGGGAAAGGGAAGTGGGATCTTGCGCCGCTGGATTTCCTGAAATTAAAGCAGGTGCTGTCCAAATGGCAGACGGAGCTGAAGGGCGAAGGCTGGAACAGCCTGTTCTGGAACAACCACGATCTGCCGCGCATTGTCTCCCGCTGGGGAAATGACGGAGAATACCGCGTGGAGTCGGCCAAAATGCTGGCCACCCTACTTCATGGCATGCATGGCACCCCTTACATTTATCAGGGTGAAGAGCTGGGCATGACGAATGTGCACTATCCTATTGAGGATTTCCGCGACATCGAGCTGCTTAACCTATACAAAGAGCGGATCGAAAGCGGATACGCCCACGAAGATATTATGGAGTCGATTTACGCCAAAGGCCGCGACAATGCGCGTACGCCAATGCAGTGGGATGCTTCCGAACATGCGGGATTTACAGCGGGCCAGCCTTGGATTCGGGTCAATCCGAATTACACGGAGATCAATGCGGCGGGCGAATTGGAGAATCCGGACTCCATATTTCATTATTATAAGAAGCTGATTCGGCTCCGCAAGGAAAATAACGTAATCGTTTACGGCGACTACAAGCTGCTGTTCCCTGAAGATAAGGAATTGTTCGGTTATACCCGCACGCTGGGTGAGACCACGCTGCTCGTGCTGTGCAATTTTTATGGAAATACCGTTTCATATGAAATACCTGAAGAGCTGGCTGGAGAAAAGGAGTTGCTGATCTCCAACTACAGCGATGAAGTTTCCGCCGGTACGCTGCGTCCTTACGAAGCAAGAATGTACCTGCTCAAATAA
- a CDS encoding sugar ABC transporter permease codes for MQQLAIGSKYPEPSKKFRKKAALLSVIAMGLGQIYNRQYVKGFLMLAFYVYGIFTAVTSLPHALWALVTLGETETHLQKVGRIYKQVMGDHSIFLMVESLITVFIMLVLIWLYIAGIKDAYRTGKLREEGVRPNTFKQTLSFVAAYRFPHIVLAVPILGVVFFTVMPIIFMILVAFTDFTRETMPPAHLINWEGLQAFKELLRTKAWSHTFYSVTLWTFIWAFFATITGYFGGFAAALLVQSKGIRFKSFWRTAFILPFAIPMFVSTLIMRNIFNGQFGPVNQYLGMLGIAKAPWLSDPLWAKITLVLVNFWLSFPVSMLMIIGILSTIPKDMYEAADIDGASGSQKTRLITFPMVMYSMAPLIIMQFVANINNFNIVYLLTNGKPLNGDFQFAGHTDILITWLFKLSMEQGKYNYASVIGIFIFIVLSVFAIWNVRRTKAFKEEDAS; via the coding sequence ATGCAGCAGCTGGCGATTGGGTCTAAGTATCCCGAACCTTCCAAAAAGTTCAGAAAAAAGGCCGCCCTGTTATCCGTTATCGCGATGGGACTAGGCCAGATCTATAACCGGCAGTATGTCAAAGGGTTCCTTATGCTGGCCTTTTACGTGTACGGCATATTTACAGCGGTGACAAGTCTGCCCCATGCGCTTTGGGCGCTCGTCACGCTTGGTGAGACGGAGACTCACCTGCAGAAGGTCGGAAGAATATACAAGCAGGTCATGGGCGATCATTCGATCTTTCTAATGGTCGAGAGTTTGATCACGGTGTTCATCATGCTTGTGCTGATTTGGCTGTATATAGCCGGCATCAAGGACGCTTACCGGACCGGCAAGCTGCGGGAAGAAGGCGTTAGGCCCAATACGTTCAAGCAGACGCTTAGCTTTGTGGCGGCATACCGCTTCCCGCACATCGTGCTGGCCGTTCCGATACTCGGTGTCGTGTTCTTCACGGTGATGCCGATTATTTTTATGATCCTGGTAGCCTTTACCGACTTCACCCGGGAAACCATGCCGCCTGCCCATCTGATCAACTGGGAAGGACTTCAGGCATTCAAGGAGCTTTTGCGCACCAAGGCATGGAGCCACACCTTTTACAGTGTGACATTATGGACGTTTATCTGGGCATTTTTTGCGACAATCACGGGCTACTTTGGCGGATTCGCGGCGGCGCTGCTTGTGCAGTCCAAGGGAATCCGGTTCAAATCGTTCTGGCGGACGGCTTTCATTCTGCCCTTTGCCATCCCGATGTTCGTCTCCACCCTGATCATGCGCAACATCTTTAACGGACAATTTGGACCTGTCAACCAATACCTGGGCATGCTCGGGATCGCCAAGGCTCCCTGGCTGTCCGATCCTCTCTGGGCAAAGATCACGCTCGTCTTGGTCAATTTCTGGTTGAGCTTCCCGGTCTCCATGCTGATGATTATCGGAATCCTGTCCACCATACCGAAAGATATGTATGAAGCGGCGGATATCGACGGTGCGAGCGGCTCCCAGAAGACGCGTCTGATCACTTTTCCGATGGTGATGTATTCAATGGCGCCGCTGATTATCATGCAATTTGTTGCTAATATCAATAACTTCAATATTGTATACCTGCTGACGAACGGCAAGCCGCTTAACGGAGACTTCCAGTTCGCCGGACATACTGATATCCTGATCACCTGGCTGTTCAAGCTGTCCATGGAGCAGGGGAAATACAACTATGCATCGGTAATCGGAATCTTCATCTTTATCGTGCTCTCCGTATTTGCCATTTGGAATGTCCGCCGCACCAAAGCGTTCAAGGAGGAGGATGCTTCATGA
- a CDS encoding LacI family DNA-binding transcriptional regulator — MSFTIKDVARLANVSIATVSRVLNRSKPVSPEVRDKVMKVVDELGYNPNPVARTLIMKESMLVGVLISDVANTFISMFVRGIEKELFQHGYTTLLCNTNGDTEVELHYLNLLRDKYVDGVVLLTSAPKQEQIDFFDKNDIPVIFSSHTDKDGRFSCINIDDYQATYDAAKYLIGLGHRSIAFFSGPMEYYQTVERYNGYMQALADHGIEYQEGWLFDKDYDLDSGYKSGMELFARVDRPTAVCCVSDMVAIGAIRAAEDSGLRVPEDVSIMGFDDIPIAGAYRPKITTVRQPVYELGSGSAQMLLKQIREKGTGSCESKVLPHEIIVRESCRALTD; from the coding sequence ATGTCATTTACAATCAAGGATGTGGCCAGACTGGCGAATGTCTCTATAGCCACAGTATCGCGGGTGCTGAACCGGAGCAAGCCTGTCAGTCCTGAAGTGCGTGACAAAGTCATGAAAGTGGTGGACGAGCTCGGATACAATCCGAATCCCGTGGCCCGGACGCTGATTATGAAGGAGAGTATGCTGGTCGGTGTGCTGATTTCGGATGTCGCCAATACCTTTATTTCGATGTTTGTTCGCGGCATTGAAAAAGAACTCTTCCAGCATGGCTATACGACTCTGCTCTGCAATACGAACGGGGATACGGAGGTTGAACTCCATTATTTAAATCTGCTTCGTGATAAGTATGTGGATGGCGTTGTACTGTTAACCTCCGCTCCGAAACAGGAGCAAATCGATTTCTTCGATAAGAACGATATTCCCGTTATATTCTCCAGTCACACGGACAAGGACGGCCGGTTCTCTTGCATCAACATCGATGATTACCAGGCCACCTATGATGCCGCAAAGTATCTGATCGGGCTGGGTCACCGCAGCATCGCTTTTTTCAGCGGACCGATGGAGTATTACCAAACGGTTGAGCGGTATAACGGCTATATGCAGGCTCTGGCCGATCACGGCATTGAATACCAAGAAGGATGGCTCTTTGATAAGGATTACGACCTTGATTCGGGTTACAAGAGCGGGATGGAACTGTTCGCGCGGGTGGATCGGCCGACAGCTGTCTGCTGTGTCAGTGATATGGTTGCCATCGGGGCGATCCGGGCGGCGGAGGACAGCGGTCTGCGGGTCCCGGAGGATGTATCGATCATGGGATTTGACGATATTCCGATTGCCGGAGCTTATCGTCCCAAAATAACGACCGTACGCCAGCCGGTGTACGAGCTGGGCTCCGGGTCCGCGCAAATGCTGCTTAAACAAATTCGGGAAAAAGGAACCGGAAGCTGTGAATCCAAAGTGCTTCCCCATGAAATTATCGTAAGAGAAAGCTGCCGGGCGCTGACTGACTAA
- a CDS encoding sugar ABC transporter permease — MRPGNQARTTIRLSFSYIALILLTAFCAYPALWVLMSSFRTGDALFSDTILPASYTLSHYTELFAKHPFGVWYMNTLKIAVSSMILGTILTLLTGYAFSVFRFTGRKNLMSILLVLGLFPGFMSMIAIYILLNQMNLLNTHTAVVIVYAAGAPLYFLFAKSYFDTIPRSLVEAARIDGAGHMPIFFRIVLPLSTPLIVYTALMTFTGAFTDFIFAKLVLRSPDKKTLAVGLFDMIGDRFSNEFTMFAAGCVLAAVPVTILFILMQRFLVDGLTAGADKG, encoded by the coding sequence ATGAGACCCGGAAACCAAGCGAGAACGACGATCCGGCTGTCTTTCAGCTATATCGCGCTTATTCTTCTTACAGCCTTCTGTGCCTATCCGGCCCTGTGGGTGCTGATGTCATCTTTTCGTACCGGAGACGCGCTGTTCAGCGATACGATCCTGCCGGCTTCTTATACGCTCAGCCATTATACCGAATTGTTCGCCAAGCATCCGTTCGGCGTCTGGTACATGAATACGCTGAAAATTGCGGTCTCCAGCATGATTCTCGGCACGATTCTTACCCTGCTCACCGGTTACGCGTTCTCGGTATTTCGTTTTACCGGACGCAAAAATCTGATGAGCATCCTGCTGGTGCTCGGATTGTTCCCCGGATTTATGAGCATGATCGCCATCTATATTTTGCTCAATCAGATGAATCTGCTGAATACGCACACGGCTGTCGTGATCGTATATGCGGCGGGAGCGCCGCTGTATTTTCTGTTCGCCAAAAGCTATTTCGACACAATTCCCCGAAGTCTGGTGGAAGCCGCGCGGATTGACGGAGCCGGGCATATGCCGATATTCTTTCGGATCGTGCTCCCGCTATCGACTCCGCTCATAGTGTACACTGCGCTTATGACCTTTACCGGGGCGTTCACCGACTTTATCTTTGCCAAGCTGGTTCTTCGTTCGCCGGACAAGAAGACGCTTGCGGTCGGTCTGTTCGACATGATCGGCGACCGTTTCTCGAATGAATTTACGATGTTTGCCGCAGGCTGCGTATTGGCTGCCGTTCCGGTTACCATCTTGTTCATCCTGATGCAGCGCTTCTTGGTAGACGGATTAACGGCTGGGGCAGACAAGGGATGA
- a CDS encoding glycoside hydrolase family 31 protein, whose translation MLTSEQISPDKIQADYAAAFTQTLGRVQAVTAEGGLVIFTCENGKLAVGRVRTGIIRIKLFAGAGPEDPIHLRTTEAVIGYDENSGGKEEELQVSDTESAYIIETDGITIEVAKHDSSLRFLNESGQIMAHNPLLAWNEDKAAAALFQATANTHYYGLGEKTGFLDKRGERYEMWNSDNFSPHVPEIDALYQSIPFLIVGEPGNAYGIFLDNPGRSVFDMRGSEQAFSIHTETGGVDYYFIAGPQIKDVVGRYTALTGRIQLPPRWSIGYHQSRYSYMDQEEVLELARTFREREIPCDVIHLDIHYMNEYRVFTFDPVRFPDPKAMIAELKSFGIRIVPIVDPGVKFDPDYHVYQEGADSGFFCMKPDGTPFIGPVWPGQSVFPDFSEAKVGEWWGSLHRFYTEMGIEGIWNDMNEPSVFNECKTIEPDTLHGNNGHPATHGEIHNLYGMMMSKATAEGMANNLDGRRPFVLSRAGYAGIQRYAAVWTGDNRSYWEHMALAIPMVLNLGLSGVAFAGPDIGGFGHHTTGELLARWTQMGALFPFCRNHSMIDTVRQEPWSFGTDVENICRDYISLRYSLMPLIYSVFREAAETGMPVIRPLLLEYPDDPHTVNLCDQFLLGDQILAAPVYRPDTYHRVVYLPEGNWFDYWTGERRQGGSHFMAHAPLDTLPLYVKEGAIIPRTAPAASTEFQRSPELLLDIYTPASGEGSFDLYDDDGTTYAFKDNSYNLYRLTVEGAEGAVTLRVHPASHGYAEGWKKWTVTFKHLRFAGCRLDFGTEAQDREELEALAEGWHFDRAAGELTVVMDQPLEDLELVVNAL comes from the coding sequence ATGTTAACCAGCGAACAGATCAGTCCCGATAAAATACAGGCCGATTACGCAGCCGCGTTCACGCAAACGCTCGGACGCGTTCAGGCCGTTACTGCGGAAGGTGGGCTCGTAATTTTCACTTGTGAAAATGGCAAACTCGCCGTCGGCAGGGTACGTACAGGAATCATCCGGATCAAGCTGTTCGCCGGCGCCGGGCCTGAAGACCCGATTCATCTGCGCACCACGGAGGCGGTCATCGGGTACGACGAGAATTCCGGCGGGAAAGAAGAGGAACTTCAGGTAAGCGACACCGAGTCCGCCTATATCATTGAAACGGATGGCATAACGATTGAGGTCGCTAAACATGACAGCAGCCTTCGATTCCTGAATGAGTCCGGGCAGATTATGGCGCATAATCCGCTGCTTGCTTGGAATGAGGACAAGGCGGCGGCCGCTCTGTTCCAGGCAACGGCGAATACGCATTATTACGGACTGGGGGAGAAGACGGGGTTTCTGGACAAACGGGGAGAGCGCTATGAAATGTGGAACTCTGATAACTTTAGTCCGCATGTGCCGGAAATTGATGCGCTGTACCAGTCGATTCCTTTCTTAATCGTGGGCGAGCCGGGGAATGCCTATGGGATCTTTCTGGATAATCCGGGGAGATCGGTATTTGACATGCGCGGCTCGGAGCAGGCGTTCTCAATCCATACGGAAACGGGCGGGGTGGATTATTACTTCATCGCCGGACCGCAAATCAAGGATGTGGTAGGGCGCTACACCGCTCTTACCGGACGGATTCAGCTGCCGCCAAGGTGGTCCATCGGTTATCATCAGTCCCGCTACAGCTACATGGATCAGGAGGAAGTATTGGAGCTGGCCCGCACTTTTCGTGAGAGGGAAATTCCGTGCGACGTCATCCACCTGGACATTCATTATATGAATGAGTACCGTGTGTTTACGTTTGATCCGGTCCGATTTCCCGATCCAAAAGCGATGATTGCGGAATTGAAAAGCTTTGGCATCCGAATTGTGCCCATCGTTGATCCGGGGGTCAAGTTCGATCCGGACTATCATGTTTATCAGGAAGGGGCGGATTCGGGTTTCTTCTGTATGAAGCCGGACGGTACTCCATTTATCGGTCCGGTCTGGCCGGGTCAAAGCGTATTCCCCGACTTCTCGGAAGCGAAGGTTGGCGAATGGTGGGGAAGTCTCCATCGTTTCTATACGGAGATGGGGATCGAGGGCATTTGGAATGACATGAACGAGCCTTCGGTCTTCAATGAATGCAAGACGATCGAGCCGGATACGCTTCATGGCAATAACGGCCATCCGGCAACGCATGGAGAGATTCATAATCTCTACGGCATGATGATGTCCAAAGCGACCGCGGAAGGGATGGCTAATAATCTGGACGGACGCCGTCCATTCGTGCTGTCGCGCGCGGGCTACGCCGGAATCCAGCGCTATGCGGCTGTCTGGACGGGCGACAACCGCAGCTATTGGGAGCATATGGCGCTTGCGATTCCGATGGTGCTTAATCTGGGACTGTCGGGCGTAGCCTTCGCGGGTCCCGATATAGGGGGATTCGGCCATCACACGACCGGAGAACTGCTGGCGAGATGGACGCAGATGGGAGCGCTGTTCCCTTTTTGCCGGAATCACAGCATGATTGACACCGTTCGCCAGGAGCCTTGGTCCTTCGGCACCGATGTGGAGAATATTTGCCGGGATTACATCAGCCTGCGCTACTCCTTGATGCCGCTGATTTATTCCGTATTCCGGGAGGCTGCCGAGACGGGGATGCCGGTCATAAGGCCGCTGCTGCTGGAATACCCGGACGACCCCCATACGGTGAACCTGTGCGATCAATTCCTGCTGGGAGATCAGATACTGGCGGCTCCCGTCTATCGCCCCGATACGTATCACCGTGTCGTCTACCTGCCTGAAGGGAACTGGTTCGATTACTGGACGGGCGAAAGAAGACAAGGAGGCAGTCACTTTATGGCCCACGCTCCTTTGGATACGCTGCCGCTGTACGTTAAGGAAGGGGCAATCATTCCCCGTACCGCACCGGCTGCATCGACCGAGTTTCAACGCTCGCCGGAGCTGCTGCTGGATATTTATACACCTGCAAGCGGCGAAGGCTCCTTTGACCTGTACGATGATGATGGAACGACTTATGCATTTAAGGACAACTCCTACAATCTGTACCGGTTGACGGTGGAAGGAGCGGAGGGAGCCGTAACATTGCGCGTTCATCCCGCTAGTCACGGCTACGCCGAGGGCTGGAAGAAATGGACCGTAACGTTTAAGCATCTCCGGTTTGCCGGGTGCCGCTTGGATTTCGGGACGGAAGCGCAGGACCGGGAAGAACTGGAGGCGCTCGCCGAGGGATGGCATTTTGACCGAGCCGCCGGTGAACTGACCGTGGTAATGGATCAGCCTTTGGAGGATTTGGAGCTGGTCGTTAATGCTCTGTAA